The sequence below is a genomic window from Vicinamibacterales bacterium.
CTGCGTCTCCGGGAACGCGCGCGAGTCGGGGCCGCCGTGCACGGCGTTCAGCCCGAAATCGGTGCGGACGACACCCGGCGAGACGAGCGAGATCTGGATGCCGGGGTGGGTCGCCTGGACCTCGGCGCGCATCATCGCGGTGAGCGCGTTGAGGAAGTGCTTGGCGCCGACGTAGGCGGATCGAATGACGACGTACGGGATTCGGCCGAGCAGTGACGAGATGTTGATGATGTGCCCCTCGCCACGCTGCTTGAAGTGCGGCAGGACTTCCTGCATCCCATACAGCGCCGAGTGGACGTTGGCGCGCATGATGGCGTCGATGTCGGCGTCGGTCAGTTCGGTGGGGTTCCGCGAGATGCCGAGACCTGCGTTGTTGATCCAGACGTCGATACGGTGGAACCGCGCGACGGTGTCGTCTACGACCCGCCGCACCTGGGCGCGGTTGGTGACGTCGGCGACCTGTATGGCCGCGTGTCGGCCGGAACGCGAGGCGACGTCCTCGAGCGCTGCCTGCCGCCGCGCCACGAGCACGACCTGATGTCCCTGCGAGGCGAGGAGCGCTCCGGACGCCGCGCCGATGCCCGCACTCCCACCCGTAATCACGATCACTTTTGACATGATCGCGATTCTAGATCGTCGCCGCCGCCGTTACTGGCTGGTCAGCGCGTTCTTGCAGAACCCGACGCATTTGGCCAATTCGGTCATGGCGTCGGATCCGTCCGGCACCTTGTATTCGAACTCGATCGTCGCCTCGATCGGCCAGCCGTTCCTGCGGATCAGCTGCAGCGCCGCGGTGATCGGCGTGTCCCCCTGGCCGAACGGCACGTTCACGCCGTCGACACCGTTGACGCCGGCCTTTCGATCCTTCACGTGGATGTGCGTGATGCGCTCGTGGTGATCGCGGATGAAGCCGAGCGGGTTGCCGAGATTGCCCGCGATGTAGTGGCCGATGTCGAGGTTGGCGCCGTTGTGCTGCGCGTATGAGAACGCCTCTTTGAACATCGCTTCGGTCGTCTTGGTGTGGCCGTGATAGCCGACCATCAGGCTGTGCTTGTCGGCGAACTGGCCGACCCGCTTGCTGCCCGGCAGCTCCAGCTCGCAGGAAATGGCCCGTGCGTCCATCGCTTTGGCGAGCCTGAATGCGTAGTCGAGCTCGGGGTCGCTGAAGTCGTAGATGCCGTCGAACTTGATGACGTCGGTGCTGATGCCGGCGCCGTCGAACTGCTTGCGGACGGCCGCGGCCTTGTCGGGATCGAGCGCCAGCCGCCACGCCCGCAGGTGTTCGGCCGCCTGCTGCTGCGCCGCCTTGTCGCCGCCCGGCGCGATCATCGACATCGGCGCGCCAAGGGCCAGCTCGATCGGCTGGCTCCGCAACTCCACTGCGCTCACGCCGAGCCGTGACGTCCGGTCGATGATCTCGTCGACCGCCATCGTCCGCGTCCCGTAGTTGTAGGGGACGTTCATGCCGACCTGGACGCCGCCCCATTTCGAGTCGGGCTTGGCCCCGAAGGCGGCCGCGAGCCGTTGGTTCGCCAGCAGGCCGGCGGCGGGGACGGTCAGGAGGATCTTGCCCAGTTCGCGGCGGGTGAGCGTCATGCCGCGGAGTGTAGCACCTCCGACGCGATACAATCGTCCGCCATATGACCATCACGCGCATCGTGCCGCTTCTGGCCGTGCTGTGCCTTACGGCGCCGATCGCGGCGCAACAGACGCCCGCGCCGAAAGCCCCGCAGAAGCCGGCGAAATCCGGCGCCGTCGATCTCGCCACCGCCAAGCCGGGCCGCGATCCGAACCAGCCGCTCGACGAGGAGTACACCAGAAAGATCAAGGAGTACACCACCGAGACGTTCTTCAACTCGCCGCTGACCGACTACCTGCCGGCGAGCAAGACCGTGCCGACGCCGAAGGCCGTGCTCGGCGACATTGCCGGCGCGCCCGGCAAGCTGCCCTACTCCAAAGAGGTGTACGACTACATGCGGCGTCTCGAGAAGGCCACGCCGCGGGTCAAGGTCTACAGCATCGGCAAGACCGAGGAGGGGCGCGAGATGCTCGCGGTGGCGGTCGCGTCCGAAGCGCTGATCAAAAACCTCGACGCCGACAAGGCCGATCTGGCGAAGCTCGCCGATCCGAGAACGATCAAGTTCGACGACGATCTGGCGGATCAGATCGCCAGGCGCGCCGCGCCCATCTACTACATCACCGGCACGATCCATTCGACCGAGGCCGGCGCGCCGACGGCGCTGATGGAGCTCGCCTACCGGCTGGCCGTCGACGACAGCCCGTACATCCGCAACATCCGTGAGCACGTCGTCACGCTGATCACGCCGATCGTCGAAGTCGACGGTCGCGACCGTGTTGTCGACGCCTACGAGTGGAAGAAGAAGCATCCCAACGACACGCCGATGGCGCCGGTCTACTGGGGCCACTACGTGATGCACGACAACAATCGCGACGCGATGGGGATGACGCTCAAGCTGTCGCAGAACGTGCTCAACACCTACCTCGACTGGAAGGCGCAGGTGCTGCACGACCTGCACGAATCGGTGGCGCTGCTCTACGACAACACGATCGGCAACGGTCCCTACAACGCGTGGCTCGATCCGATCCTCACCAACGAGTGGCAACTCATCGGTTGGAACAACGTCAACGAGATGACGCGGATGGGGATGCCGGGCGTGTTTGCGTGGGGCACGTTCGATACCTGGTCGCCCGGCTACCTGATGTTCATGGCGGCGACCCACAACGGCATCAGCCGGCTCTACGAGACGTTCGGCAACGGCGGCAGCGCCGACACCGAGGACCGCACGCTGACCGAGGCCGACACGGCCCGCACCTGGTATCGCCAGAATCCGGCGCCGAGCCGCGTGCGCTGGTCGCTCAGGAACAACAACAACTACGAACAGACGGGCCTGCTCGTCTCGCTCAACTACTTCGCCAACAACCGCATCTATTTCCTGCGTAACTTCTACGACAAGAGCAAGCGCTCGATCGCCAAGGCGAAGGTCGAGGGCCCGGCGGCCTACGTGTTCCCGGCCAACGATCCGCGCCCAGGGGCGCAGGCGGAGCTGCTGCGCGTGCTGCAGCGCCAAGCGGTGGAAATCTCGCGCTCGACGTCCGCGTTCACGGTCACGCTGCCGGTGAAGCAGCCCGCGACCGGCCGCGGCAGTCGTGGCGGCGGTCGTGGCGGGGCCGGCGCGGCCGGCGGCGGCCGCGGTCAGGCCCCGACCGACACTGCAGGTGAAAACGCGCCGCCGGCACCACCGCCACAGCCAACGACGCGTGAGTTCCCGGCCGGCAGCTACATCGTGCGCATGGACCAGCCGTACTCACGCATCGCCGACACGCTGCTCGACTATCAGTACTGGGCGCCGAACGACGCTCAGCAGCGGCCGTACGACGACACCGGGTGGACGTTCCCCGAGTCGTATGCCGTGCAGGCCGTCCGCGTCACCGACGCGAAAGTGCTCGACGTGCCGATGGAGCGCGTGGCGGGTGAGGTGAAAGCGGGAAGCGGGATCGCCGGCACTGGCAGCCTCTTCGCGATCAACCACAACGCCGACAACGCGCTCATCTCGCTTCGCTACCGGTTCAAGGACGCCGACATCCAGATTGCCGAGGAGC
It includes:
- a CDS encoding SDR family NAD(P)-dependent oxidoreductase, coding for MSKVIVITGGSAGIGAASGALLASQGHQVVLVARRQAALEDVASRSGRHAAIQVADVTNRAQVRRVVDDTVARFHRIDVWINNAGLGISRNPTELTDADIDAIMRANVHSALYGMQEVLPHFKQRGEGHIINISSLLGRIPYVVIRSAYVGAKHFLNALTAMMRAEVQATHPGIQISLVSPGVVRTDFGLNAVHGGPDSRAFPETQSAEEVAAVIAKVIDTRQPDVYTRPAQQMIANYYATVGVDPQ
- a CDS encoding TIM barrel protein, whose protein sequence is MTLTRRELGKILLTVPAAGLLANQRLAAAFGAKPDSKWGGVQVGMNVPYNYGTRTMAVDEIIDRTSRLGVSAVELRSQPIELALGAPMSMIAPGGDKAAQQQAAEHLRAWRLALDPDKAAAVRKQFDGAGISTDVIKFDGIYDFSDPELDYAFRLAKAMDARAISCELELPGSKRVGQFADKHSLMVGYHGHTKTTEAMFKEAFSYAQHNGANLDIGHYIAGNLGNPLGFIRDHHERITHIHVKDRKAGVNGVDGVNVPFGQGDTPITAALQLIRRNGWPIEATIEFEYKVPDGSDAMTELAKCVGFCKNALTSQ
- a CDS encoding M14 family zinc carboxypeptidase gives rise to the protein MTITRIVPLLAVLCLTAPIAAQQTPAPKAPQKPAKSGAVDLATAKPGRDPNQPLDEEYTRKIKEYTTETFFNSPLTDYLPASKTVPTPKAVLGDIAGAPGKLPYSKEVYDYMRRLEKATPRVKVYSIGKTEEGREMLAVAVASEALIKNLDADKADLAKLADPRTIKFDDDLADQIARRAAPIYYITGTIHSTEAGAPTALMELAYRLAVDDSPYIRNIREHVVTLITPIVEVDGRDRVVDAYEWKKKHPNDTPMAPVYWGHYVMHDNNRDAMGMTLKLSQNVLNTYLDWKAQVLHDLHESVALLYDNTIGNGPYNAWLDPILTNEWQLIGWNNVNEMTRMGMPGVFAWGTFDTWSPGYLMFMAATHNGISRLYETFGNGGSADTEDRTLTEADTARTWYRQNPAPSRVRWSLRNNNNYEQTGLLVSLNYFANNRIYFLRNFYDKSKRSIAKAKVEGPAAYVFPANDPRPGAQAELLRVLQRQAVEISRSTSAFTVTLPVKQPATGRGSRGGGRGGAGAAGGGRGQAPTDTAGENAPPAPPPQPTTREFPAGSYIVRMDQPYSRIADTLLDYQYWAPNDAQQRPYDDTGWTFPESYAVQAVRVTDAKVLDVPMERVAGEVKAGSGIAGTGSLFAINHNADNALISLRYRFKDADIQIAEEPFDARGTKFNRGSFIVKGVSQADLDKAIGEIGLKAVALDAVPSVKTHPARAARIAVLHMWSNTQTEGWWRQAFDLYGIPYDYVDPKFIHDTANLRASYDVIIFGPGGGQGAVEGTPLWRSAIPYQNTADTPNVGTWAQTDDTRIGMGLEGLLHLRQFIDQGGVFIASNSSADFAINNALAYGVTSNRAGATSRVVGSLLRTKLADDTSPIVYGVPDNLAVYSDAGETFSVSATAGGVGRGGGGGGGAAPGGGRGGGAGTRPTGRGTPDDADVVQGRPPDESTGMPTPPPPPTVQPWQYALPTEEALKRNPANVIPPQFRPRVPLRYEAQTSLLVSGLLDGGTDIAQRPVVVDVPVGKGHVVLFAANPIYRGETIGSYFMVFNTLLNFDALGAGRKLDPR